In Flavobacterium sp. N3904, one DNA window encodes the following:
- the glgA gene encoding glycogen synthase, translating to MKIALYTNEFPPNIYGGAGVHIDFLSHELAKLAQVEIRCFGDQKENKESMHVEGIDSCLTKMVDPENEHIKMFHNLSRNVEMAQATPKADIVHCHTWYTHLAGVFSRELLQVPLILTTHSLETHRPWKVEQLGNGYFMSRWIETNAYKTADGVIAVSEQMKTDVVEAYGVDPEKVTVIHNGIDPEFYKPTFDEALLTEYGIDPNIPFVLFVGRITRQKGISGLIEAAQYFNENCQIVLCAGAPDTEEIARETATLIDQLKAKRKGVILISEMLPREKVKVLYSHARVFACPSLYEPFGIINLEAMACETPVVGSHVGGIPEIIIEGETGYLIPLESISRTDFNPKDPIGFQKALAAKINVLLDNEELATAMGKAGRVRVLKQFSWESIAKTTFNYYQEVIARFEKETA from the coding sequence ATGAAAATAGCTCTGTATACCAACGAATTTCCACCAAATATTTATGGCGGTGCAGGAGTTCATATTGATTTTTTAAGTCATGAATTGGCCAAACTGGCTCAAGTTGAAATTCGATGTTTTGGTGATCAAAAAGAAAACAAGGAATCCATGCATGTGGAAGGAATTGATTCGTGTTTGACAAAAATGGTTGATCCCGAAAACGAGCATATAAAGATGTTTCATAATTTAAGCCGCAATGTCGAAATGGCTCAGGCTACTCCAAAAGCAGACATTGTGCATTGCCATACTTGGTACACACATTTAGCTGGTGTCTTTAGCAGGGAATTGTTGCAAGTACCGTTGATTTTGACTACTCACAGTTTGGAAACGCACCGCCCATGGAAAGTAGAACAACTCGGAAATGGTTACTTTATGTCCCGATGGATTGAAACCAATGCCTATAAAACTGCCGATGGCGTGATTGCCGTAAGCGAACAAATGAAAACCGATGTTGTGGAAGCTTATGGTGTCGATCCCGAAAAAGTAACGGTAATTCATAACGGAATCGATCCTGAATTTTATAAACCAACTTTTGATGAAGCTTTGTTGACCGAATACGGAATCGACCCAAATATTCCTTTTGTGCTTTTTGTGGGGCGAATCACCCGTCAAAAAGGGATTTCGGGATTGATCGAAGCTGCTCAATATTTTAATGAAAATTGTCAAATTGTGCTATGCGCAGGCGCTCCAGATACCGAAGAAATTGCTCGTGAAACGGCAACTCTTATCGACCAATTGAAAGCCAAAAGAAAAGGCGTTATCCTGATTTCAGAAATGTTGCCTCGTGAAAAAGTTAAAGTGCTGTACAGTCATGCTAGGGTTTTTGCCTGTCCGTCTTTGTATGAGCCATTTGGAATTATCAATCTCGAAGCGATGGCTTGCGAAACGCCAGTTGTAGGCAGTCACGTTGGTGGAATCCCTGAAATAATTATTGAAGGAGAAACCGGTTATTTGATTCCACTGGAAAGCATTTCGAGAACAGATTTTAATCCAAAAGATCCAATTGGTTTTCAAAAAGCTCTTGCTGCCAAAATAAATGTGTTGTTGGACAATGAGGAACTAGCAACAGCCATGGGTAAAGCCGGTCGTGTGCGAGTGTTGAAACAGTTTAGCTGGGAATCGATTGCTAAAACTACGTTTAATTATTATCAGGAAGTAATTGCAAGATTTGAAAAAGAGACGGCATAA